In Candidatus Hydrogenedentota bacterium, one genomic interval encodes:
- a CDS encoding DUF1501 domain-containing protein → MKYDPKHQPRRPLSRREFLWKSGGGLGGIALAHLLNREGAFAQGAPGLPDGPHHPPRAKRVIQLFMSGAASQCDTFDYKPLLAERAGQPFDPGGKVELFQSEPGVVMPAPWAWKQRGECGKWVSDLVPHLATCADDMAFLPAMVAKSNVHGPATFMQTTGFLLPGFPSVGSWVTYGLGSETDNLPTFVVLPDARGFGPGGPKNWGAGFLPSNYQGTLIHPAKPNPIADLFPPEDEFVKPENDAAGLAALERLNRIHLADRAGDSRLDARIESYELAARLQITAPEVLDLSGETEATKRLYGLANPVTEDFGRNCLLARRMLERGVRFVQVWSGADNAFPRRNWDSHEDLEKDHGEMAASMDQPAAALLKDLKARGMLDDTIVIWTTEFGRMPCSQGSAGRDHNPFTFTSWLAGGGIRGGVTHGASDEWSYKAVENVTYGYDLHATVLHLLGIDHRKLTVRHNGIDRRLTDVHGHVIREILA, encoded by the coding sequence GCGGCGGGCTGGGCGGCATCGCGCTGGCCCACCTGCTGAACCGGGAGGGCGCCTTTGCCCAGGGCGCACCGGGCCTGCCGGATGGCCCGCACCACCCGCCGCGGGCGAAGCGGGTTATCCAGCTGTTCATGTCGGGCGCGGCGAGCCAGTGCGATACGTTCGACTACAAGCCGCTGCTGGCCGAGCGCGCGGGACAGCCCTTTGATCCGGGCGGCAAGGTGGAGTTGTTTCAGAGCGAGCCGGGCGTGGTGATGCCGGCGCCGTGGGCGTGGAAGCAGCGGGGCGAGTGCGGCAAATGGGTGAGCGATCTGGTCCCCCACCTGGCGACCTGCGCCGACGATATGGCCTTTTTGCCCGCGATGGTGGCGAAGTCGAATGTGCACGGGCCCGCGACGTTCATGCAGACGACGGGGTTCCTGCTGCCGGGCTTTCCGAGCGTGGGGTCGTGGGTGACGTATGGGCTCGGGAGCGAGACGGACAACCTTCCGACCTTCGTGGTGCTTCCGGACGCGCGCGGATTCGGCCCGGGCGGACCGAAGAACTGGGGTGCGGGGTTTCTGCCGTCGAACTATCAGGGCACGCTGATCCATCCCGCGAAGCCCAATCCCATTGCGGATCTCTTTCCGCCGGAAGACGAGTTCGTGAAGCCGGAGAACGACGCGGCGGGCCTGGCCGCGCTGGAGCGCCTGAACCGCATACACCTGGCGGATCGCGCGGGCGATTCGCGGCTGGACGCGCGCATCGAGAGTTACGAGCTCGCGGCGCGGCTCCAGATCACCGCGCCGGAGGTGCTCGATCTGTCGGGCGAGACGGAGGCCACGAAGCGCCTCTATGGCCTGGCCAATCCGGTCACCGAGGACTTCGGGCGCAACTGTCTGCTCGCGCGCCGCATGCTGGAGCGGGGCGTGCGCTTTGTGCAGGTCTGGAGCGGCGCGGACAACGCGTTCCCCCGCCGCAACTGGGACTCACACGAGGACCTGGAGAAGGATCACGGGGAGATGGCGGCGAGCATGGACCAACCGGCGGCCGCGCTGCTGAAGGATCTGAAGGCGCGCGGCATGCTGGACGACACGATCGTCATCTGGACCACGGAGTTCGGGCGCATGCCGTGCAGCCAGGGCAGCGCGGGGCGCGACCACAACCCGTTTACGTTTACGTCGTGGCTGGCGGGCGGCGGGATCCGGGGCGGGGTGACGCACGGCGCGAGCGACGAGTGGTCCTACAAGGCGGTGGAGAATGTGACCTATGGGTACGACCTGCACGCCACGGTGTTGCACTTGCTCGGGATCGATCACCGGAAGTTGACGGTGCGGCATAATGGCATCGACCGGCGGCTGACGGACGTGCACGGGCATGTCATCCGAGAGATTCTGGCGTAG
- a CDS encoding type II toxin-antitoxin system HicB family antitoxin gives MNSYTFIVERCPETNLYIGYVPGFPGAHSQGETLDELRENMAEVIQLLLEVGEPVLESEFAGTQTIQIG, from the coding sequence ATGAACAGCTATACATTCATAGTCGAGCGCTGTCCGGAAACCAATCTATACATCGGGTACGTTCCTGGCTTTCCCGGCGCCCACAGTCAGGGCGAGACCCTGGACGAACTGCGCGAAAACATGGCGGAAGTCATTCAGTTGCTTCTCGAAGTCGGTGAGCCGGTGCTCGAATCCGAATTTGCCGGCACGCAGACCATTCAGATTGGCTAA